One genomic window of Myxococcus virescens includes the following:
- a CDS encoding WbqC family protein has translation MPGIPGVVVAEQPHYLPWVDFHEQLARAGTFVVLDNVQWLRRGWQRRTRVALPHNVPQPPPTEPGFQWMSIPLENPHRDTLIKDLAVDARQPWAREHLRTLVSLYAKRPYFASQVLPRLEPFYDAAARESGPGSLLRVLLASMALFNEPLGLTPNLVLASTLDKQGEDKSARLVAYCRQLGAHTYYSGLGSSLYLQVGLFRDVDVRVLWQRFRHPEYAQGRPGRFVHGMSLVDVLANVPVDEVRQWLEPSPWGPFAPRPPGG, from the coding sequence GTGCCGGGCATCCCTGGAGTCGTGGTCGCCGAGCAGCCGCACTACCTGCCGTGGGTGGACTTCCACGAGCAGCTGGCCCGCGCGGGGACCTTCGTCGTGCTGGACAACGTGCAGTGGCTGCGGCGCGGCTGGCAGCGGCGCACGCGGGTGGCCCTGCCCCACAACGTCCCCCAGCCCCCGCCCACGGAGCCCGGGTTCCAGTGGATGTCCATCCCCTTGGAGAACCCGCACCGGGACACCCTCATCAAGGACCTGGCGGTGGATGCCCGTCAGCCCTGGGCCCGCGAGCACCTGCGCACGCTGGTGTCGCTGTACGCGAAGCGGCCCTACTTCGCGTCGCAGGTATTGCCCCGGCTGGAGCCCTTCTATGACGCGGCGGCGCGCGAGTCGGGCCCGGGTTCGCTGCTGCGGGTGCTGCTGGCGAGCATGGCGCTCTTCAACGAGCCGCTGGGCCTGACGCCGAACCTGGTCCTGGCCTCCACCTTGGACAAGCAGGGCGAGGACAAGTCGGCCCGGTTGGTGGCGTACTGCCGGCAGCTGGGCGCGCACACGTACTACTCGGGGTTGGGCTCGTCCCTGTACCTCCAGGTGGGCCTGTTCCGGGACGTGGACGTGCGCGTGCTGTGGCAGCGCTTCCGCCACCCCGAATACGCACAGGGCCGCCCGGGCCGCTTCGTCCACGGCATGTCGCTGGTGGACGTGCTGGCCAACGTGCCGGTGGATGAGGTGCGCCAGTGGCTGGAGCCTTCGCCCTGGGGACCGTTCGCGCCCCGGCCCCCGGGCGGATGA